One Rhizoctonia solani chromosome 3, complete sequence genomic region harbors:
- a CDS encoding ubiquitin carboxyl-terminal hydrolase, giving the protein MPGHITDHLRLAGHGFFMDLVSGSVFCSDCDDFIYSSRLDQAHSLALLSAEEQVARFKISSSPRQQYRPWVPDGQIANDLARATQVQCSGLRGLINMGNTCYLNVIVQTMVHNPLVRNYFMSDRHNHQLCDTKDCMSCEMDRLFTKVYSSDPGPYVPTSMLHCLWVKSSELATYAQHDAHEFFISMLNQIHATTPGSSQTNCTCLVHSTFAGLLQSDVQCGHCENVTSRSEIMLDISLELKPTAQNVGTEDTEMTLLSCLKRFTQPEKTTYKCDKCEKSSNDATKQFSIRKLPPVLCFQLKASPGQMIIALRFEVGAASSNKIDHVVRFGATLNMAPFSSVVARKGANKDPGPDSMYEYDLLAVLNHDGQTMDNGHYTNFARCQDRWYRFDDAKVTRVTLQECLKSSAYMLVYVKRHLSYRAGADEMFLPVDGELLPNIDMSESMLMELSAAAQDEELLQLLGDGLDHAMEDLQKDFDALSTEVLISGTFDAQQTLKDLLKMLEDYANQHANDSSASHDPETKRDTPGETNRDVRQAIALLKAMRELPKGKYVWTLWGEDVDVNSLPLLGPGIRNANNGPFYYNMPSDAEMARPEVQNTLAGAGAGGQTDESISIVLKRRREWLGLQALIAKLLSEMDLKEYALHGIWAARDGLENWPAVPPAIITEQHAEEPPAGEDTAAYRALLVEGATTWLRFAAHQLYACTEIWGPNGNPEWKSNAGAPGHGGDRWKGVDGMDPGRNEVSEGRGKDWKVKYGALKALEAMVIAEGN; this is encoded by the exons ATGCCTGGGCACATCACAGACCACCTTAGGCTTGCAGGGCATGGTTTCT TCATGGATCTCGTGTCTGGTTCGGTGTTCTGCTCCGACTGTGATGATTTTATTTATAGTAGCCGACTCGATCAGGCGCACTCCCTTGCGCTGCTCTCTGCGGAAGAACAGGTCGCTCGTTTTAAGA TATCTTCTTCTCCGCGCCAGCAATATCGCCCTTGGGTTCCCGATGGACAAATAGCCAACGACCTAGCCCGGGCCACACAAGTGCAATGCTCGG GTCTACGGGGACTCATCAACATGGGCAATACGTGCTACTTGAATGTAATTGTCCAAACTATGGTGCACAACCCGTTAGTACGGAATTATTTTATGAGCGACAGGCACAACCACCAGTTGTGCGATACCAAAGACTGCATGAGCTGTGAAATGGATCGGTTGTTCACCAAA GTCTATTCCTCCGATCCAGGACCATATGTTCCTACTTCAATGCTTCATTGCCTTTGGGTCAAGTCAAGCGAACTAGCAACATACGCGCAACACGACGCTCATGAGTTCTTCATCTCAATGCTCAATCAAATTCACGCGACTACACCCGGGTCTTCTCAGACGAATTGCACATGTTTGGTCCATTCGACATTTGCCGGCTTGCTACAAAGCGATGTCCAATGTGGGCATTGTGAGAACGTAACATCAAGATCGGAGATCATGCTTGATATAAGTCTAGAACTGAAGCCGACAGCTCAAAATGTGGGGACGGAGGATACTGAAATGACCCTTCTTTCTTGTCTGAAAAG ATTCACTCAGCCCGAGAAAACGACATATAAATGTGATAAATGCGAGAAATCATCGAAT GATGCTACCAAGCAGTTCAGTATACGAAAACTCCCCCCAGTGCTGTGTTTTCAGCTCAAGGCAAGCCCTGGACAGATGATCATCGCATTG CGATTCGAAGTCGGCGCCGCTTCCTCTAACAAGATCGACCACGTGGTGAGATTTGGTGCCACATTGAATATGGCACCTTTCTCGTCAGTTGTGGCAAGAAAAGGTGCCAATAAGGACCCCGGCCCGGATTCGATGTACGAATACGACCTTCTAGCGGTACTTAATCATGATGGCCAAACGATGGATAATGGGCACTACACCAATTTTGCGCGTTGCCAAGATCGA TGGTATAGATTTGATGATGCCAA GGTTACGCGTGTCACTTTGCAAGAATGCCTCAAGTCCTCCGCATATATGCTCGTCTATGTGAAAAGACATTTGAGCTACCGAGCAGGAGCCGACGAGATGTTCCTACCGGTAGATGGCGAACTTCTACCAAATATCGACATGTCCGAGTCAATGTTGATGGAACTCTCGGCCGCAGCTCAGGATGAGGAACTCCTTCAGCTCTTGGGTGATG GGTTGGACCACGCAATGGAAGACCTCCAGAAGGATTTTGACGCTCTTTCTACAGAAGTGTTAATTAGCGGGACATTCGATGCGCAACAAACACTGAAAGACTTGCTTAAAATGCTCGAAGACTATGCTAACCAGCACGCCAATGATAGCAGTGCCAGCCACGATCCCGAGACAAAACGAGATACGCCGGGC GAGACTAACAGGGATGTTAGACAAGCGATAGCCCTTCTTAAAGCGATGCGAGAGCTTCCCAAGGGGAAATATGTATGGACCCTCTGGGGCGAAGATGTCGATGTTAACTCCCTCCCCCTTCTGGGCCCGGGTATTAGAAACGCAAACAATG GTCCTTTCTACTACAACATGCCAAGCGATGCAGAAATGGCGCGCCCAGAGGTTCAGAACACGTTAGCTGGAGCAGGTGCTGGTGGCCAGACCGATGAATCTATCTCTATCGTTCTCAAACGGAGAAGAGAATGGCTAGGTCTCCAGGCTCTTATCGCTAAGCTCTTAAGCGAAATGGACCTTAAAGAATACGCGCTTCATGGTATTTGGGCTGCTCGCGATGGGCTTGAAAATTGGCCTGCCGTACCCCCAGCAATCATCACTGAGCAACATGCGGAAGAGCCACCAGCCGGCGAGGACACGGCAGCATATCGAGCGCTTCTGGTTGAAGGTGCTACAACCTGGCTTCGCTTTGCTGCTCATCAACTATATGCATGCACTGAGATTTGGGGACCCAATGGGAACCCAGAGTGGAAATCTAATGCGGGTGCACCTGGCCATGGGGGAGATCGTTGGAAGGGGGTTGATGGAATGGATCCTGGAAGAAAC GAGGTCAGCGAAGGGCGTGGGAAGGACTGGAAGGTGAAATATGGGGCACTCAAGGCATTAGAGGCAATGGTTATAGCTGAAGGAAACTGA